ACTTCCATAGGACGGTGCCGTTAACGTCGTTAGGGCTAGTGTCACACATAACCAAAAAGCAAAGATCTGCTTCCACAACCCATCTCACCGTGGATGGTATATTGTGACAGTTAGTTTATATTTTTACTCATAACACTGAACTTGACCTATAACTCTGCTCTCATAATTAAAAGCCGCAGCCCTTCTCTTATGTATTCTAATGTTTGATTTTATTCAAGCGATACCGGTATCAGCTTCCAATGGCGGCGCTGACTAAGTGTATGTTGTTGCCGCCGATTATGAGGGGCGTAGCAATTATTTGTTAAGCAATGGAGACGGCACATTCTCTAGCCAACAGTACATAGGCCAAACACCAGTAATTCACCACACCTACGGCAATGGAGTCGGAGACTTCGATAATGATGGAGACTTCGACTAGATCGTAGGAGCAGGTTACAGTACAATTTATCCCCATAAGGTATATCTTTACGAGAAGCTCGGCTCGGGAAAAACTTTGCTCCGTTGATGGAGATTGGCACATGGAAGGAGGGACGCTACCCTATGGATATGCCGGTTGCTGACTTTAACGAGGACGGTAACCTTGACTTCATATTGACACATTATGAGAGCGTAAACGATGAATTATACTTGGGCAACGGCCACTTCGGGTTTACCAGATCAGTTCTGGCAAACACAGCACCCTACTATTCGGTAGGCGCCGATACTGCTGACTTCAACAATGATGGGCATGCAGACTATGTTGTCGTACCCCGTCATGAAGCTTTACAGTTATATATCAACTTGGGCAAGGGAGATAGCACATTCACAAGAAAGACGTCTCCTGCAAAAAGCAGCTATTACTGGGGTGTTGCAGCCGCTGATTTTGATAGTGACGGAAACGTAGATCTCCTCGCCTCACGTACTGATTTTGCTTACTGGGATTTTATAAGGGCAAAGGCGATGGCACTTTCACTTGGGTTAAGGCAATAACCGATTCACGCATCTACCCTTATGGTCCACTTGACAATTACGATTTTAATGGTGATGGAAATCAGGATATTGTCACAACTAAGGGGATTTATGGCTATGATGTTATAGTCTGGTTGGGCAACGGCGATGGTACATTCACTTGCTCTAACACCTACGGTGGAGGAACTGGATATTATCGTCACGCAATCTCAGCTCCACCTTATATCCAGAACAAAAAACCTGTAGCTGAGGCAGACGGCCCCTACATGGGCTTTGAAGGTTCATCAGTAACCTTCAGTGGAGCCGTCTCACTCGATCCGGATGGGACTATTGTCGGTTACGATTGGGATCTGGACGGCGATGGACTGTATGATGATGCCTCCGGGGTGACAGCATCCTATACTTGGTGACAACTATTCTGGGATTGTAGGTCTCAAGGTGACTGACGACAAAAAGGGTACAGCTACAGATATGGCAACTGTGGCTATAGTCAACGTAGCTCCAACCGTTTCTGCAGTGTCAGACCTAACGGTTAATGAGGATGCGCCGTTCACAGTCATACTAGCTGACTTTGCAGATCAAGGTTGGCTTGGCACCCATACAGCTACAATTGACTGGGGTGATGGAATGGTTGATGGCGGTTTGGTCGACGAGGATGCAGGCAATGGTACCGTCTCCTGCAGCCACACCTACATGAATGGTGGCATCTACACTGTGACAGTAACAGTTACTGATGACGACGGGGGTACAGGCAGCGACACCCTAAACGTACTTGTTAACAGGCTCCCAGTTGCAGTGCTAACCCTGTCTATTAAGAGATAACCGCAGGCAATACGGCACAGTTCGACGGTTCAGCTTCGTACGATGAAGACGGAACCATAGTCTCCTCCAAGTGGGACTTCGGCAGCGGTGAGCTCGGAGAAAGTGTCACCACTTCACATGTTTACCATACAATCGGATTTTACACGGTCACTCTGAATGTTACTGATGATAAAGGAGCATTTGATACCACACAGGTGGGAGTTAACGTGCTAGCTGTGCCCGCGACTGTTAAGTTTACGCCGAGAACATTAAAACTTAACAGTGAAGGAAGCTGGGTTAGCGTGGACATAACTCTGCCCGAAGGATACAGTATTTCACAAGTAGACTTGAATACCATAAGCATCGCTAATGGAGGCTCACCCTTAGCATATGCGCTTAACAACACCAAGTATGGCTTCGTGGCAAATGTTCTACAGGGGACTGAGGGCAACGATGTGCTTAGAGTGAAATTTGACAGACAAGCCATAGTAGATGTAATTCTGGTGCCGTCAGATGAAACCGTGCTACGCATTCAAGGTAAAGTCTACCATGAAGGTGGCTGGGCTGACTTCAGCGGAACAGATACAATTAAAACCACGACGAATGGAAACGCCAAGTAGGCGGCCCCCTACACTTCTTTATAAACTCAATTCGAGAAATAAGTTTGAAGCTGAGAGTTATTCAAAATTTTAGTTTCTTCGTTTTATTTTTCTTCTTCTACCTGTTTTGAATGAAACAAAAATACGCCTCTAAGAAGAGAGTGAAGGAATCTTCTCTCCAGATCTCCGCCGTCGCCTGCTTTCTAAGGTGCTCCCGAAGGTGCTCCCACAGAGTTGTAGGGTGTCAACAGGCCTCCAGTCTTTCCCTGGTATCTTCTTCCTGAGGCACCCCTCAACCCATTGCATCGCCAACTCCTCCTCTTGCCGCTGGAGTTCCCCTTCGACGCCTAGGTTCGAGAAGAGGTTTAACTGTGGCTCTACTTTGAGGTACTCAGCCTTAGGCTCCTGGGTTTAATTGGGGCTCTTATCGTAGCCGTCAGCGTCCATCTAGTGACCTAAGAAGAACTCGGAGGCGACAGGTTTCACGCCGCTAATGTTGCGGAGCCTCTTACCAAGTGTTTTCGGGTTGTGTCGGCTGCTGGGGGTCTGACTTTTTCCCTCCGCTCTGCTCCGAACTGGGGAGGGTTCGCTGTCTTTGATTGGCTGAGCTTTTGGCTCTTATGGTGAGCCGACGTTTCAGGGCATTCTCTCCATCTTCGCCGATGAAAGTATAGTATTTTACGATATTCTCGCAGCTGGTTTTGACGCGGAAGATGTCTATTCGCATGAGGCCGGGTCTGTTCAGTTGTTCTTTCAGGTCTTCGACTCGTGAAGTTTCCCAACCCCAATCCGCCTCCCAACAGAACACCCGAAAACGTTAAACTGGACGCGCCAGTCATACAACTTAACCTCCAATGCTCCACAACCGCCAACCAACAGGGGCATGGAGGTGCTAAAACCAAAATCAACGTAAAAAGGTGACATCTATGTCTTACGATGTTATAGTGGTGGGTGCTGGTCCTGCTGGCGCGGTGGCAGCTAAGACAACGGCGGAGAAGGGTCTAAGTACTCTGCTAATTGAGCGAGGGGAGTACCCAGGTCAGAAGAGTGTCGGTGGTGAATTTCTTCCAGTCAGCATATTTGAAGAGTTCCCTTGGATGAGGGGTGGCCCGCTTCAGCGGCGGATAAATGGGTGGGTCTTCTTCCTTCCCTCTGGAGACGAGGCTACTGAGATTCGCTATAGCCGGAAAATGGAGTACGGTTACACGGTTCATAGACCTGAGTGGGACCGTTGGGTTGGGGGATTCGCAGAGTCGGCGGGTGCGGAACTCAAAACTTCCACGCTCGTGGAGGGGGTTATTAGAGACGAATCGGGTTGCGCGAGAGGAGTTGTGACGGATAAGGGTGAGAGGCTCTACTCGAAAATCGTAATCGGGGCAGACGGTGTGAACTCTGTCACGGCCAGGAGCCTCGGATTGAGGAAGAACTTGTCGCTGAATTCTGTTGCCCTATGCGCCAAGTACACCTACACTCTGCCACCAGAGAAGATAGAGGAGAGATTTGGAGGCTTCTACGGCTCTGAGATAGAGATACTTTTCGGGGAGGAGATTTGCCCCCGAGGGTTTGCATGGATATTCCCTTCAGAGAGGGATTTCTGTATAGGCATCGGATGCGGGCTTGACGCGATGGAGAAGAACATCTTCTCATATCTCCAAGAGGTGGTGACGCTTCCTCGCGTAAAAGATAAAGTGCAGGATGCGAAGTTAATGAATTATTCCACCCACCTAGTACCCATCTACGGAGCTCCAGAGCAAACCTATGGAGGCGGTTTCCTTCTCGTGGGTGATGCAGCTGGGTTTGTATGTCCTTTTGATGGGGCTGGGTATGAGGCTGCAGCTATGTCAGGCAAGATGGCTGGCGAAGTAGCTGCGGAGGCGATAAGTCTAGGGGACGTCTCAGCTAAGACTCTCCGTGGGTATGAGGATAAGTGGATGAAGAGTTTCATCGGGAAAGATATAACCTACGGAAGGAAAGTCCAAGACTATGTGGTAAACAAGATGGGCGTCGACCTCTTCAACAGGATGATCTATGAGATGGGAAGCGCCATGACGAAGCATGGAAGTTATACGGGGAAATCACATGGCGAGGCAGTAGAGGAATTCTTGAGTCGATATGCGAAGACTTTGGCGGAAATGACTGTCCAGTTGGCGCCGTCTGGCACGGTACCCCTCAAAGAGGTGGCGAAACTCCTCCTAGGCATAGGTAGAACGACAATCCTAAGCAAGAAACGTGACAAAACCACTCCTAGGAAGGGAGACACGCCGCCAGCTGATGGTGTGACTCATCCCAAGCTGTAGAGTACGCCCTCTCCCCCTCGGGGGTAACTCCACGCTATTGCGCTGCGGGGGCACACGCAGAAGCATGTTCCGCATTCTAGGCAGCACTCCATTCCGTATTCCCACACAGCAACACCGTCCCTCAGCTTCCAAGAGCCGCTGGGGCAGAACTTAAGGCAGAGAGCGCACCCATTACACAGTTCAGCGATAACACGGATGTGCCTCTGCGTCTTAGGTTTATGGTGGGTTAGACTCCTTACTTTATCTCTAATTGCAACCCCTGCAAGATCTCCATCAGCCAAGAGCAACCCTACCGTCTCTCATTATTTTGAGAAACTTGATAGCTTTATCCCTTATCCCGCCGGCAACCGCCAGTTTATCTAGGAATTTATAAGGGAGCAAGTTAGAACAATCTCTCGGAACCTATCAAAAGAGTTCAGATATAGACACTCGCTTAATTTTATAGCTCTCAAGGTCAAGGGTTTAGTAGTTTGAGTTAGCTTTTGACATAGATAGAGCGAGTTTAATGACGTACCTAGCTTGTGTGGCGGATGATGAACTTTAGCTGTAAAAGGTCTCATCTATGAGTTGGCTTGATCGGTATGCTTGGTAGATGCCTTGACGGTTAACCGATAGGCATATTTAGCAGCAGACTTCGATATGAGATCCAGAAATCTGACGAGGATGGAGTTCAGACTTTAATTGGATGAAACTCGCAGTTTGAGCTGTAAAGATGAGGCGAGATACCACATCTACGTTTCCGAGCTGAGTTATGAGATCGAATCTTTGCTACTGAGATTTACCTCGCTCCTTACAAATTTCGAACTTCAACCTCACATAACCTACTCTCTCTCATCACGAGGGAAGAGGCTTAGACCTTTACTCCTCATACTGAGCGGTCAGAGTTTAGGCGGGGTGAGAGAAGCGTTAACTATGCCAGCTGTGGCAATAGAGCTTGTGCACACCGCCTCTCTAATCCATGATGATGTCTTAGATTTTGAAGGTGTGCGGCGTGATCTACCTACGCTGTATTGTAAGTTGGGGAGTAAGGCGTTACTCGTAGGGGATGTACTTTATGCTTCAGCTGTGGCGCTATTAGCTCAAAGTAACCCTAAGCTACTGGAGATTATAGCAGAAAGTACCATGGAACTTTGTGACGGAGAGTTCATGGATGTCTCTTTTTCCATCAGCAACTGTAAGGAGGAGGACTACTTTAGGATGATAAGGAAGAAATCAGCCTCGCTCTTCAAGGCTGCTGCGGAGTGTGGTGCTGTAGTCGTTGGCGGTCTAAAGTCAGAAGTTGAGACTCTCAGCACATTTGGTGAGTTATTTGGGATAGCCTACCAACTGAAAGACGACCTACAGGATATATTAGGTCAGGTCTACGGCGACTTCGTGAACGGCAGGGTAACCCTCCCCTATCTCCACCTTTACACAAACGGGGATTCTCAGTCGAGACTGCTAGTAGAGAATAATATTGGTAAAGGCAATGTTGAGGATCAAGTTGCTGAGAAGATCTTAGAGAAGATGGAGGAGACTGGGTCTATAGATTACTGTCGAGGTAAGCTTGCTGAGTATAAATTCAAGGCATGCCAAACACTGGCCAGCCTCAAAGATTCTGAATTTAAGGATACACTTATTTGGCTCACCCAAGCTGCTCTATCCACGTGAGAGCTGGTTGCGTAGGGCTCTCTCTCGGTCAGCTTGTTGGTGCGCATAGTTTGCTAGGCTTCTCCAAAGCTTTGTCTATAGCAATTAGTGTTATGGTAGCTCCAAGCTCGGCTATCCGCCTCAGACTGTAGATCACTGATCGGAGATGTGTTAGGATATAGGGGTTTGATATTTCCTTTGGCAAGATGCTTGTTAGTCTTTCCTCCGCAGACTCCACC
This genomic interval from Candidatus Bathyarchaeia archaeon contains the following:
- a CDS encoding FG-GAP-like repeat-containing protein; this translates as MYVVAADYEGRSNYLLSNGDGTFSSQQYIGQTPVIHHTYGNGVGDFDNDGDFD
- a CDS encoding 4Fe-4S dicluster domain-containing protein; the protein is MADGDLAGVAIRDKVRSLTHHKPKTQRHIRVIAELCNGCALCLKFCPSGSWKLRDGVAVWEYGMECCLECGTCFCVCPRSAIAWSYPRGGEGVLYSLG
- a CDS encoding NAD(P)/FAD-dependent oxidoreductase — encoded protein: MSYDVIVVGAGPAGAVAAKTTAEKGLSTLLIERGEYPGQKSVGGEFLPVSIFEEFPWMRGGPLQRRINGWVFFLPSGDEATEIRYSRKMEYGYTVHRPEWDRWVGGFAESAGAELKTSTLVEGVIRDESGCARGVVTDKGERLYSKIVIGADGVNSVTARSLGLRKNLSLNSVALCAKYTYTLPPEKIEERFGGFYGSEIEILFGEEICPRGFAWIFPSERDFCIGIGCGLDAMEKNIFSYLQEVVTLPRVKDKVQDAKLMNYSTHLVPIYGAPEQTYGGGFLLVGDAAGFVCPFDGAGYEAAAMSGKMAGEVAAEAISLGDVSAKTLRGYEDKWMKSFIGKDITYGRKVQDYVVNKMGVDLFNRMIYEMGSAMTKHGSYTGKSHGEAVEEFLSRYAKTLAEMTVQLAPSGTVPLKEVAKLLLGIGRTTILSKKRDKTTPRKGDTPPADGVTHPKL
- a CDS encoding polyprenyl synthetase family protein — protein: MSCKDEARYHIYVSELSYEIESLLLRFTSLLTNFELQPHITYSLSSRGKRLRPLLLILSGQSLGGVREALTMPAVAIELVHTASLIHDDVLDFEGVRRDLPTLYCKLGSKALLVGDVLYASAVALLAQSNPKLLEIIAESTMELCDGEFMDVSFSISNCKEEDYFRMIRKKSASLFKAAAECGAVVVGGLKSEVETLSTFGELFGIAYQLKDDLQDILGQVYGDFVNGRVTLPYLHLYTNGDSQSRLLVENNIGKGNVEDQVAEKILEKMEETGSIDYCRGKLAEYKFKACQTLASLKDSEFKDTLIWLTQAALST
- a CDS encoding PKD domain-containing protein produces the protein MTDDKKGTATDMATVAIVNVAPTVSAVSDLTVNEDAPFTVILADFADQGWLGTHTATIDWGDGMVDGGLVDEDAGNGTVSCSHTYMNGGIYTVTVTVTDDDGGTGSDTLNVLVNRLPVAVLTLSIKR
- a CDS encoding PKD domain-containing protein yields the protein MYPYGPLDNYDFNGDGNQDIVTTKGIYGYDVIVWLGNGDGTFTCSNTYGGGTGYYRHAISAPPYIQNKKPVAEADGPYMGFEGSSVTFSGAVSLDPDGTIVGYDWDLDGDGLYDDASGVTASYTW
- a CDS encoding VCBS repeat-containing protein encodes the protein MEIGTWKEGRYPMDMPVADFNEDGNLDFILTHYESVNDELYLGNGHFGFTRSVLANTAPYYSVGADTADFNNDGHADYVVVPRHEALQLYINLGKGDSTFTRKTSPAKSSYYWGVAAADFDSDGNVDLLASRTDFAYWDFIRAKAMALSLGLRQ